In a genomic window of Streptomyces pristinaespiralis:
- a CDS encoding HGxxPAAW family protein, protein MAGSSHGHGHTPAAWTGVIIAFIGFCVAGVFMVANSPAGFWAGSALILLGAVVGGAMKMAGLGTPKEPDHVVAARERAAARENVTA, encoded by the coding sequence ATGGCGGGCAGCAGCCACGGACACGGACACACCCCGGCCGCCTGGACCGGCGTCATCATCGCCTTCATCGGCTTCTGTGTCGCAGGCGTCTTCATGGTGGCGAACAGCCCGGCCGGCTTCTGGGCCGGTTCTGCTCTCATCCTGCTCGGCGCCGTCGTCGGCGGCGCGATGAAGATGGCCGGCCTCGGCACCCCCAAGGAGCCGGACCACGTGGTGGCGGCCCGTGAGCGCGCGGCGGCGCGGGAGAACGTGACGGCCTGA
- a CDS encoding TIGR03085 family metal-binding protein, whose amino-acid sequence MSTHAKRERLLFADLLEASGPDAPTLCEGWRTRDLAAHVVMRERRPDAAGGILLSALKERADRIQAEFAAKPYEELVHLIRTGPPRMSLYGIKQIDEAANTVEFFVHSEDVRRAQPEWTPRELDRVFENTLWARLEKGARLLGRKSPVGLVLRRSNGQTAVAHKGTPVVTVTGEAGELTLFAFGRQDATRVDIEGDKEAVTRLSQVKLGF is encoded by the coding sequence ATGTCGACCCATGCCAAGCGTGAACGACTCCTGTTCGCAGACCTGTTGGAGGCGTCCGGCCCGGACGCGCCGACCCTGTGCGAGGGCTGGCGGACCAGAGACCTCGCGGCCCATGTGGTGATGCGCGAGCGGAGGCCCGACGCGGCGGGCGGGATACTGCTCAGCGCCCTCAAGGAGCGGGCGGACCGGATCCAGGCCGAGTTCGCCGCCAAGCCGTACGAGGAGCTGGTGCACCTGATCCGTACGGGGCCGCCGCGGATGTCCCTGTACGGGATCAAGCAGATCGACGAGGCCGCGAACACGGTGGAGTTCTTCGTGCACTCGGAGGACGTGCGCCGGGCGCAGCCGGAGTGGACCCCGCGCGAGCTGGACCGTGTCTTCGAGAACACCCTGTGGGCGCGGCTCGAGAAGGGTGCCCGGCTGCTCGGCCGGAAGTCGCCGGTCGGTCTGGTGCTGCGCAGGTCGAACGGCCAGACGGCGGTGGCGCACAAGGGCACTCCGGTGGTGACGGTGACCGGCGAGGCGGGCGAGTTGACGCTGTTCGCGTTCGGTCGGCAGGACGCGACACGCGTCGACATCGAGGGCGACAAGGAAGCGGTCACCCGGCTGAGTCAGGTCAAGCTCGGGTTCTAG
- the bdeA gene encoding bis(hydroxyethyl) terephthalate hydrolase: MHLTPTSRSRRRSLLGAAAAAAAALCATLLPGTQAQAADNPYERGPAPTVASIEALRGPYSVSETSVSSLAVSGFGGGTIYYPTSTSDGTFGAIAISPGFTAYESSIAWLGPRLASQGFVVFTIDTNTVYDQPDSRGDQLLAALDYLTQRSTVRGRIDSTRLGVMGHSMGGGGTLEAAKTRPSLQAAIPLTGWNLDKTWPELRTPTLVVGADGDTVASVSSHSEPFYESLPASLDKAYLELNNANHFTPNSSNTTIAKYSISWLKRFIDNDTRYEQFLCPLPRPSLTIEEYRGNCPHTS; this comes from the coding sequence GTGCACCTCACCCCCACGAGCCGCTCCCGCCGCCGTTCCCTGCTGGGCGCGGCCGCCGCCGCGGCGGCAGCCCTGTGCGCCACCCTCCTGCCCGGCACGCAGGCCCAGGCGGCCGACAACCCGTACGAGCGCGGTCCCGCTCCGACCGTCGCCTCCATCGAGGCCCTGCGCGGCCCGTACTCGGTCTCCGAGACGTCCGTCTCCTCGCTGGCGGTCTCGGGCTTCGGCGGCGGCACCATCTACTACCCCACGTCCACCTCGGACGGCACGTTCGGAGCCATCGCCATCTCGCCCGGCTTCACCGCCTACGAGTCGTCCATCGCGTGGCTCGGCCCCCGGCTCGCCTCCCAGGGCTTCGTGGTCTTCACCATCGACACCAACACCGTCTACGACCAGCCCGACAGCCGGGGCGACCAACTCCTCGCCGCGCTGGACTACCTGACCCAGCGCAGCACGGTCCGCGGCCGCATCGACAGCACCCGGCTCGGGGTCATGGGCCACTCCATGGGCGGCGGCGGCACGCTCGAGGCCGCCAAGACCCGTCCCTCGCTGCAGGCGGCGATCCCGCTGACCGGCTGGAACCTGGACAAGACCTGGCCCGAACTGCGCACGCCCACCCTGGTGGTCGGCGCCGACGGCGACACGGTCGCCTCGGTCTCCTCGCACTCGGAGCCGTTCTACGAGTCGCTGCCCGCGTCGCTCGACAAGGCGTACCTGGAGCTCAACAACGCCAACCACTTCACGCCGAACAGCAGCAACACCACGATCGCGAAGTACAGCATTTCGTGGCTGAAGCGGTTCATCGACAACGACACCCGGTACGAGCAGTTCCTCTGCCCGCTGCCGCGGCCCAGCCTGACCATCGAGGAGTACCGGGGCAACTGCCCGCACACCTCCTGA
- a CDS encoding PucR family transcriptional regulator produces the protein MSNLVRSRVRAVPAPHAVLPRSRSLLDAEAIAVLHRAAQVLLDDVAGLTTTLVSELREQEPAYRAALEADATEVWQEVYQSLRHNIASLIRPRESRDVARRTSRSIGAARAEQNVPLDAVLHAFRLGGAMVWQGLVDETARRHPEDIRLLVHVAADVWNFVDEHCALVTDAYRQAERRMAWRRENRLRLMTAALLDGTARITDLPDASAMLELPEDGRFVVIAAASAHPHAPGPLVTLPSGTPVVWHSTPEAELGIVHLVDAAASGPRRCEDGGDEDGPGDGAAPRGPADPAAVAAGLSAAPGVRVGIGSAVTGLAALGKGRRLAGTALRACPRTGGVVLLDDHLPAAVVVSSPSLGRALAERVLGPLYAIEPADRDLLVDTLTAWLEAEGSAQRAATRLYCHRNTVLNRLRRFEQLTGRSLSRPSDVVEVSLALTARRLLEP, from the coding sequence ATGTCGAATCTCGTACGTTCGCGCGTCAGGGCGGTTCCCGCGCCCCACGCGGTTCTGCCCCGCTCCCGCTCCCTGCTGGACGCCGAGGCGATCGCCGTACTGCACCGCGCCGCCCAGGTACTGCTGGACGACGTGGCCGGCCTGACCACCACCCTCGTCAGCGAGCTGCGCGAGCAGGAACCCGCCTACCGGGCGGCGCTCGAAGCCGACGCGACCGAGGTGTGGCAGGAGGTGTACCAGTCACTGCGTCACAACATCGCCTCCTTGATCCGCCCCCGCGAGAGCCGGGACGTCGCCCGGCGCACCTCGCGCTCCATCGGCGCCGCGCGGGCCGAGCAGAACGTGCCGCTCGACGCCGTGCTGCACGCGTTCCGGCTCGGCGGGGCGATGGTGTGGCAGGGCCTCGTGGACGAGACCGCGCGCCGCCACCCGGAGGACATCCGGCTGCTCGTCCACGTCGCCGCGGACGTGTGGAACTTCGTCGACGAGCACTGTGCCCTCGTCACGGACGCCTACCGCCAGGCCGAACGCCGGATGGCCTGGCGACGTGAGAACCGGCTGCGGCTGATGACGGCGGCGCTGCTCGACGGCACCGCCCGGATCACCGACCTGCCCGACGCGTCGGCGATGCTCGAACTGCCGGAGGACGGCCGCTTCGTCGTGATCGCGGCCGCGTCCGCCCATCCGCACGCGCCCGGCCCGCTGGTCACCCTGCCGTCCGGGACCCCCGTGGTCTGGCACTCCACCCCAGAGGCCGAACTGGGGATCGTGCACCTGGTCGACGCCGCCGCGTCCGGTCCCCGCCGGTGCGAGGACGGCGGCGACGAGGACGGCCCCGGCGACGGCGCCGCGCCCCGGGGGCCGGCCGACCCCGCCGCCGTCGCCGCGGGGCTGAGCGCCGCCCCCGGCGTCCGCGTGGGGATCGGCTCGGCCGTCACCGGGCTCGCCGCGCTCGGCAAGGGGCGAAGACTCGCCGGCACCGCGCTGCGGGCCTGCCCCCGCACCGGCGGTGTCGTCCTCCTCGACGACCACCTGCCGGCCGCGGTCGTCGTCTCCTCCCCGTCCCTCGGCAGGGCGCTCGCGGAGCGCGTACTGGGACCGCTGTACGCGATCGAGCCGGCCGACCGCGACCTGCTCGTCGACACGCTCACCGCCTGGCTCGAGGCCGAGGGATCCGCGCAGCGCGCGGCGACGCGGCTCTACTGCCACCGCAACACGGTCCTCAACCGGCTCCGCCGCTTCGAACAGCTCACCGGCCGCTCGCTGTCCCGTCCGTCCGACGTCGTCGAGGTCTCCCTCGCCCTCACCGCCCGCAGGCTGCTGGAGCCGTAG
- the hisI gene encoding phosphoribosyl-AMP cyclohydrolase — protein sequence MARMTSSVPASSLDPAIAARLKRSPDGLIPAIAQQYDTGEVLMLGWMDDEALHRTLTTGRCTYWSRSRQEYWVKGDTSGHFQHVRSVALDCDADTVLVKVDQVGAACHTGARTCFDADVLLDK from the coding sequence ATGGCCCGTATGACCAGCAGTGTCCCCGCAAGCAGCCTCGACCCGGCCATCGCCGCCCGCCTCAAGCGGAGCCCGGACGGCCTGATCCCCGCCATCGCCCAGCAGTACGACACCGGTGAGGTGCTGATGCTCGGGTGGATGGACGACGAGGCCCTGCACCGCACCCTGACCACCGGCCGCTGCACCTACTGGTCCCGCAGCCGCCAGGAGTACTGGGTCAAGGGCGACACCTCGGGCCACTTCCAGCACGTCAGGTCGGTGGCTCTCGACTGCGACGCCGACACCGTCCTCGTCAAGGTCGACCAGGTCGGCGCCGCCTGCCACACCGGGGCCCGCACCTGTTTCGACGCCGACGTACTCCTGGACAAGTAG
- a CDS encoding sodium/solute symporter: MSSHMHPLPSLAASAGFEGRSLALVVFLAFVAISLLLCGLAAADQDDPEHFYAGGASLGPVGGGLAVAGDYVSAATLLSTTGSVALAGTDGILFALATVGSLVLVMTVLARPLRGSGIYTLGDFLTERLADRSVRTALGIASLVVLFPLLVVQLSTAGKIMTSMFDLPDGALTGCTVASGLLMVCYSAFGGMRGTGYIQILKTFVVLAVVLLVAGLVLDRFGWSPGSLFDAARQSSGRGSSYAVPGLQFGHDLAGRLDLLGFLATLVLGAACMPHITMRLHPMRGTRSGRRATTWAVAPVALLCLCVVVIGLGAAALVGPKLITASDPGGNTSLLMVTTALDPEAGGPRHSMLFAVVACAVFATTLSTVAGITLAAASSVARDLAGPSRDGGRGRRSMAGEVRLARWAVAVVGALAVFVATQTYGRNPQVLLSFSFAAAASVLPPVLLYAIFRRHFTAAGVRWAVYGTLPLVAVLMAFSPAASGTPISLFPDRDFHWFPLQTPGLVTIPAGFLLALIGSRHVPVPAPPDAGQDTGSGTAPAPVTWAAGR, from the coding sequence ATGTCGTCCCATATGCACCCGCTGCCGTCCCTCGCCGCGAGCGCGGGATTCGAGGGCCGGTCCCTCGCGCTCGTCGTCTTCCTCGCGTTCGTCGCGATCTCGCTCCTGCTCTGCGGCCTGGCCGCCGCCGACCAGGACGACCCGGAGCACTTCTACGCCGGCGGCGCCTCCCTCGGCCCGGTCGGCGGCGGGCTGGCGGTCGCCGGGGACTACGTCTCCGCCGCCACCCTGCTCAGCACCACCGGTTCCGTCGCCCTCGCCGGCACGGACGGCATCCTCTTCGCCCTGGCCACCGTCGGCTCGCTGGTCCTGGTGATGACGGTGCTGGCGAGGCCGCTGCGCGGCAGCGGCATCTACACGCTCGGGGACTTCCTCACCGAGCGGCTCGCCGACCGCTCCGTGCGCACGGCCCTCGGGATCGCCTCGCTCGTCGTCCTGTTCCCGCTGCTCGTGGTCCAGCTCTCCACGGCCGGAAAGATCATGACGTCGATGTTCGACCTCCCGGACGGCGCGCTCACCGGCTGCACTGTCGCCAGCGGGCTCCTGATGGTCTGCTACTCCGCCTTCGGCGGGATGCGCGGCACGGGCTACATCCAGATCCTCAAGACGTTCGTCGTCCTCGCCGTGGTCCTGCTCGTCGCCGGGCTCGTCCTCGACCGCTTCGGCTGGTCACCGGGCTCCCTCTTCGACGCCGCCCGTCAGAGCAGTGGCCGGGGCAGCTCCTACGCCGTGCCGGGCCTGCAGTTCGGGCACGACCTCGCCGGACGGCTGGACCTGCTCGGATTCCTGGCCACGCTGGTCCTCGGCGCGGCCTGCATGCCCCACATCACGATGAGGCTGCACCCCATGCGCGGCACGCGCAGCGGCCGCCGCGCGACCACGTGGGCCGTTGCCCCGGTTGCCCTGCTGTGCCTGTGCGTCGTCGTCATCGGACTCGGTGCCGCGGCCCTCGTCGGCCCGAAGCTGATCACGGCCTCCGACCCGGGAGGCAACACGTCGCTGCTCATGGTCACCACGGCGCTCGACCCCGAGGCCGGCGGTCCCCGTCACAGCATGCTGTTCGCCGTGGTCGCCTGCGCCGTCTTCGCCACCACCCTGTCCACGGTCGCCGGCATCACCCTCGCAGCCGCCTCGTCCGTGGCCCGCGACCTCGCCGGTCCCTCGCGCGACGGCGGCCGCGGACGCCGGTCGATGGCCGGGGAGGTCCGCCTGGCTCGCTGGGCGGTCGCCGTCGTGGGAGCCCTCGCCGTCTTCGTCGCGACGCAGACCTACGGACGCAACCCGCAGGTGCTGCTCTCGTTCTCGTTCGCCGCGGCGGCCTCCGTGCTGCCGCCGGTGCTGCTGTACGCCATCTTCCGCCGGCACTTCACGGCCGCCGGGGTGCGCTGGGCGGTGTACGGGACGCTGCCGCTGGTCGCCGTGCTGATGGCCTTCTCGCCGGCGGCGTCGGGCACCCCGATCTCGCTCTTCCCCGACCGGGACTTCCACTGGTTCCCGCTCCAGACACCCGGCCTGGTCACCATCCCCGCCGGCTTCCTGCTGGCGCTGATCGGCTCGAGACACGTCCCCGTCCCGGCGCCGCCGGACGCCGGACAGGACACCGGGAGCGGGACGGCGCCCGCGCCGGTCACCTGGGCGGCCGGGCGCTGA
- a CDS encoding anthranilate synthase component I produces the protein MDLETFRKLAADRRVIPVSRRLLADGDTPVGLYRKLAAERPGTFLLESAENGRTAQLWSRYSFIGVRSDATLTVRDDQAHWLGNAPVGVPTEGDPLHALRETVRTLHTPRDLASGMPPFTGGMVGYLGYDIVRRLEKIGPGERDDLKLPELTMLLTSDLAVLDHWDGTVLLIANAINHNDLDTGVDEAHADAVARLDAMEADLARPLASPPTALPASELPEFSALWGGPDYQAAVEDVKERIRAGEAFQVVPSQRFETPCAASALDVYRVLRATNPSPYMYLFRFEGFDVVGSSPEALVKVEDGHAMVHPIAGTRPRGATPQEDNDLAEELLADPKERAEHLMLVDLGRNDLGRVCEPGSVEVVDFMSIERYSHVMHIVSTVTGKVAEGRTAFDVLTACFPAGTLSGAPKPRAMQIIDELEPSRRGLYGGCVGYLDFAGDSDTAIAIRTALLRDGTAYVQAGAGVVADSDPVAEDTECRNKAAAVLRAVHTANRLNAPASGKG, from the coding sequence ATGGATCTCGAGACGTTCCGCAAGCTCGCCGCCGACCGCCGCGTCATCCCGGTGAGCCGCCGGCTGCTCGCGGACGGCGACACGCCCGTCGGGCTCTACCGCAAGCTCGCCGCGGAGCGCCCCGGCACCTTTCTGCTGGAGTCCGCGGAGAACGGACGCACAGCCCAGTTGTGGTCTCGCTACTCCTTCATCGGCGTGCGCTCCGACGCCACACTGACCGTCCGCGACGACCAGGCGCACTGGCTGGGCAACGCGCCGGTCGGCGTCCCCACCGAGGGCGACCCGCTGCACGCGCTGCGCGAGACCGTCCGGACCCTGCACACCCCGCGCGATCTGGCGTCCGGCATGCCGCCCTTCACCGGCGGCATGGTCGGCTACCTCGGGTACGACATCGTGCGGCGGCTGGAGAAGATCGGCCCCGGCGAGCGCGACGACCTGAAGCTCCCCGAGCTGACGATGCTGCTCACCTCCGACCTCGCGGTCCTCGACCACTGGGACGGCACGGTCCTGCTGATCGCCAACGCGATCAACCACAACGACCTCGACACCGGCGTCGACGAGGCCCACGCCGACGCCGTCGCCCGCCTCGACGCCATGGAGGCCGACCTCGCCCGGCCGCTCGCCTCCCCGCCCACCGCCCTGCCCGCCTCCGAACTGCCCGAGTTCTCCGCGCTGTGGGGCGGGCCCGACTACCAGGCCGCGGTCGAGGACGTCAAAGAGCGGATCAGGGCCGGCGAGGCCTTCCAGGTGGTGCCCTCACAGCGGTTCGAGACCCCGTGCGCGGCGAGCGCGCTCGACGTCTACCGCGTCCTGCGGGCCACCAACCCCTCGCCGTACATGTACCTCTTCCGCTTCGAGGGCTTCGACGTCGTCGGCTCCAGCCCCGAAGCGCTCGTCAAGGTCGAGGACGGGCACGCCATGGTCCACCCGATCGCCGGCACCCGGCCCCGCGGGGCCACGCCCCAGGAGGACAACGACCTCGCGGAGGAACTGCTCGCCGACCCCAAGGAGCGCGCCGAGCACCTGATGCTCGTCGACCTGGGCCGCAACGACCTGGGCCGCGTCTGCGAGCCGGGCAGCGTCGAGGTCGTCGACTTCATGTCGATCGAGCGGTACTCCCACGTCATGCACATCGTCTCCACCGTCACCGGCAAGGTGGCCGAGGGCCGCACCGCCTTCGACGTGCTCACCGCCTGCTTCCCGGCCGGCACCCTCTCCGGGGCGCCCAAGCCCCGGGCCATGCAGATCATCGACGAGCTCGAGCCCTCGCGCCGGGGCCTGTACGGCGGCTGCGTCGGCTACCTGGACTTCGCCGGAGACTCCGACACCGCCATCGCCATCCGTACCGCCCTGCTGCGCGACGGCACGGCGTACGTGCAGGCCGGCGCGGGTGTGGTGGCCGACTCCGACCCGGTCGCGGAGGACACGGAGTGCCGCAACAAGGCGGCCGCGGTGCTGCGCGCCGTGCACACGGCCAACCGCCTGAACGCCCCCGCGAGCGGTAAGGGATAG
- a CDS encoding DUF2752 domain-containing protein: protein MDPTPAPTPPAVPPVGPPPGHPVTDPAGGAGTRDPMTQAQAPGGPRPGGGPDPRTWSAGAVPAGGPGPAPSPARRVAAPLAVLAGVAAAFAYVGTVDPNEPGHYPVCPLLRFTGIYCPGCGGLRSAHAFIHGDIGTALGANAVAVVGYAVFAVVWVMWLIRAVQGRPLRIGLPTGWWWVMGGALVIFSVVRNLPFGSALAP, encoded by the coding sequence GTGGACCCGACCCCAGCTCCCACCCCGCCCGCCGTCCCGCCGGTCGGCCCTCCGCCCGGCCACCCCGTCACGGACCCGGCCGGCGGAGCCGGCACGCGGGACCCCATGACGCAGGCGCAGGCACCCGGCGGGCCCCGGCCGGGCGGCGGTCCCGACCCCCGGACGTGGTCCGCCGGTGCCGTGCCCGCCGGCGGGCCCGGGCCCGCCCCGTCACCCGCGCGGCGCGTCGCCGCCCCGCTCGCCGTCCTCGCCGGTGTCGCCGCCGCGTTCGCCTACGTCGGGACCGTCGACCCGAACGAACCGGGCCACTACCCGGTCTGTCCGCTGCTGCGCTTCACCGGCATCTACTGCCCCGGCTGCGGCGGGCTGCGCAGCGCCCACGCCTTCATCCACGGCGACATCGGCACCGCCCTCGGCGCCAACGCCGTCGCCGTCGTGGGCTACGCGGTCTTCGCCGTCGTGTGGGTGATGTGGCTGATTCGCGCCGTACAGGGCCGCCCGCTGCGGATCGGTCTCCCCACCGGATGGTGGTGGGTCATGGGCGGCGCGCTGGTGATCTTCAGCGTGGTGCGGAACCTGCCGTTCGGCTCGGCGCTGGCTCCATGA
- a CDS encoding helix-turn-helix transcriptional regulator yields the protein MNPSTTVHSPLRLYGRSGELALLDELSARLRDGCGSTLVITGPPGLGRSALARHAVGNQREGTVLHTRAAPAEALLPYSGLHALLCSAPGPLPGPADDVTRPGTAPTALLELLRTLGAESPLLLCVDDAHAWDRDSRIALGFAARRLAPRDRAAVLLTATDDPGGQDAFTGLPRLRLGPLDDAAAGELIDRLTQGRADPLVRDELRREAAGNPGLLTALAARLTPDQLAGHAPLPHPLPGAERVLSAYAARAEALPADTRLLLLLAAAAEEHEPEGAGADAALLMRAARLAGVDADRLLPGPRAGALHSDGPRVRFAHPLLRTAVLRGAPLPRRRAAHRLLAAALDGPHLTLPRLVQRACAAGGYDPFLADALAGAAIAPRPHTDRATALARAAELTADETLRGLRFSAAAEHAWLDGEPGRARALLARVRAVPVSGPAHHVRGLIALCDGPVADARESLLAAAALLADDADRASAALLAAADAAWAMGDPHGYADALARVPAAVADVPGPGPSPRSATASRAGGSGPDGRETLGRYVAGMRAVFAGRTAAGHALLRECVEASGRAGDPDVLLRSAAAALVVGDVDAACRAGARALAAVRVHGPRVLLPPALERLAYAELRAGRHARARVHALEGLRAARGLGRRNSAAHLHAVLALTASLEGDADACAEHAGAAGATAAAHGLAQAASLAVWAVARTDLAAGRCAEAAARLRPLVVPGPRRGHFAVMMLAVPCFVEATVLAGRTDGTAVAVEEFAAWAASTADPLAPAQLARCRALVAPPEEAAARYEEALAHHERAGGDFERARTLLLYGQWLRRRRRTREARGPLRDALVAFERCGARGWADRAGGELRAAGEAVAGDAGSGPLDRLTPQQRRIAHHVAEGSTNREVALRLSVSTRTVDHHLRNVFALLGVRSRTELARLLERSGA from the coding sequence GTGAATCCATCGACGACCGTGCACAGTCCCCTTCGGCTGTACGGCCGAAGCGGTGAACTCGCCCTCCTCGACGAGCTGTCGGCCCGCCTGCGCGACGGCTGCGGCAGCACCCTCGTGATCACCGGGCCGCCCGGCCTCGGCCGCAGCGCACTCGCGCGGCACGCCGTCGGCAACCAGCGCGAGGGGACGGTGCTCCACACACGCGCCGCCCCCGCCGAAGCCCTGCTGCCGTACAGCGGACTCCACGCCCTGCTCTGCTCGGCGCCCGGCCCCCTGCCCGGACCGGCCGACGACGTGACCCGCCCGGGGACAGCGCCCACCGCGCTGCTGGAACTGCTCAGGACCCTCGGGGCCGAGAGCCCGCTGCTGCTCTGCGTCGACGACGCCCATGCCTGGGACCGGGACTCGCGCATCGCGCTCGGCTTCGCCGCCCGCCGCCTCGCCCCGCGCGACCGCGCCGCCGTGCTGCTCACCGCGACCGACGACCCGGGCGGCCAGGACGCCTTCACCGGACTGCCGCGGCTGCGCCTCGGACCGCTCGACGACGCGGCCGCCGGCGAACTGATCGACCGGCTGACACAAGGCCGGGCCGACCCGCTCGTACGGGACGAGCTGCGCCGGGAGGCGGCGGGCAACCCGGGACTGCTGACCGCGCTCGCCGCGCGGCTCACGCCCGACCAGCTCGCCGGCCACGCGCCGCTGCCGCACCCCCTCCCCGGCGCGGAGCGCGTCCTTTCCGCGTACGCCGCCCGCGCCGAGGCACTCCCGGCGGACACCCGGCTCCTGCTGCTCCTCGCCGCGGCGGCAGAGGAACACGAACCGGAAGGCGCCGGCGCCGACGCGGCCCTGCTGATGCGCGCGGCCCGGCTGGCCGGCGTCGACGCCGACCGGCTGCTGCCCGGCCCGCGCGCGGGTGCGCTCCACAGCGACGGCCCGCGGGTCCGCTTCGCCCATCCGCTGCTGCGCACCGCCGTACTGCGCGGCGCGCCGCTGCCACGCAGGCGTGCCGCGCACCGGCTGCTGGCCGCCGCCCTCGACGGGCCGCACCTCACCCTGCCGCGACTGGTCCAACGGGCCTGCGCGGCAGGCGGATACGACCCGTTCCTCGCCGACGCGCTCGCCGGGGCGGCCATCGCCCCCCGGCCGCACACCGACCGCGCCACCGCCCTCGCGCGCGCCGCGGAACTCACGGCCGACGAGACCCTGCGCGGCCTACGGTTCTCCGCCGCAGCCGAGCACGCCTGGCTGGACGGGGAGCCCGGCCGGGCCCGCGCGCTGCTGGCCAGGGTCCGCGCCGTACCGGTGTCCGGCCCGGCCCACCACGTTCGCGGACTGATCGCCCTGTGCGACGGCCCCGTGGCCGACGCCCGCGAGTCGCTGCTCGCCGCCGCCGCGCTCCTGGCCGACGACGCCGACCGCGCGAGTGCCGCCCTGCTCGCCGCCGCGGACGCCGCCTGGGCCATGGGCGACCCGCACGGATACGCGGACGCGCTCGCCCGGGTCCCGGCGGCGGTGGCGGACGTGCCGGGCCCGGGCCCTTCCCCGCGCTCGGCCACGGCTTCCCGCGCCGGGGGGAGCGGGCCGGACGGCCGGGAGACGCTCGGCAGGTATGTCGCGGGCATGCGGGCCGTGTTCGCGGGACGGACCGCTGCCGGCCACGCGCTGCTGCGGGAATGCGTCGAGGCGTCAGGACGCGCCGGAGACCCGGACGTACTGCTGCGGTCGGCCGCCGCCGCGCTCGTCGTCGGCGATGTGGACGCCGCCTGCCGGGCGGGCGCCAGGGCGCTGGCCGCCGTACGGGTCCACGGGCCCCGGGTGCTGCTGCCCCCGGCACTGGAACGCCTCGCGTACGCCGAACTGCGCGCGGGCCGGCACGCACGGGCCAGGGTGCACGCCCTCGAGGGACTGCGCGCCGCCCGCGGGCTCGGCCGGCGCAACAGCGCCGCCCATCTGCACGCCGTACTCGCCCTGACCGCGTCCCTGGAAGGCGACGCGGACGCCTGCGCCGAGCACGCCGGCGCCGCCGGTGCCACCGCCGCGGCGCACGGACTGGCGCAGGCAGCCAGCCTCGCGGTGTGGGCGGTGGCACGGACGGACCTGGCGGCGGGCCGGTGCGCGGAGGCCGCCGCGCGGCTGCGGCCCCTCGTCGTACCGGGCCCCAGGCGCGGCCACTTCGCGGTCATGATGCTCGCCGTGCCGTGCTTCGTGGAGGCGACCGTCCTCGCGGGCCGCACGGACGGAACGGCGGTCGCGGTGGAGGAGTTCGCGGCGTGGGCGGCGAGCACCGCCGACCCGCTCGCGCCCGCACAGCTCGCCCGCTGCCGGGCGCTCGTCGCCCCGCCGGAGGAGGCCGCCGCCCGCTACGAGGAGGCGCTCGCCCACCACGAGCGGGCCGGCGGCGACTTCGAGCGGGCCCGCACCCTGCTGCTGTACGGGCAGTGGCTGCGCCGCCGGCGCAGGACGCGCGAGGCCCGCGGTCCGCTGCGGGACGCGCTCGTCGCGTTCGAGCGGTGCGGGGCGCGCGGCTGGGCCGACCGGGCCGGGGGCGAGCTGCGGGCCGCCGGCGAGGCGGTGGCCGGCGACGCGGGGAGCGGCCCGCTGGACCGGCTCACGCCGCAGCAGCGGCGCATCGCCCACCATGTCGCGGAGGGCTCGACCAACCGGGAGGTGGCACTGCGGCTGTCGGTCAGCACGCGGACCGTCGATCACCATCTGCGGAACGTGTTCGCGCTGCTCGGAGTACGTTCGAGGACCGAACTGGCACGTCTGCTGGAGCGCTCCGGCGCCTGA
- a CDS encoding TIGR02234 family membrane protein produces MGYVSAVPVPQPRAAAATPAATGSRRSLAAALFLGAVGATVVLLAAGRIWAEGSASVGGGTVSLDAKGSDVTGVPTALAIVGLAALVAVFAVRRAGRLLVAALLALSGAGAATAALIGASDTGALDEKAARTTGDAASTVEALTHTVWPYVTAAGGVLILLAGLLALRYGRRWPSMSGRYERDGSPRARKERPADPDRPEDLWKALDRGEDPTREG; encoded by the coding sequence GTGGGGTACGTGAGTGCTGTACCCGTACCCCAGCCCCGAGCCGCAGCCGCGACGCCCGCCGCGACCGGCAGCCGCCGCAGCCTGGCCGCCGCCCTGTTCCTCGGCGCCGTCGGCGCGACCGTCGTCCTGCTCGCCGCCGGCCGGATCTGGGCCGAGGGCAGCGCGTCCGTCGGCGGCGGAACCGTCTCCCTCGACGCCAAGGGCTCCGACGTCACCGGTGTCCCCACGGCACTCGCGATCGTCGGACTGGCCGCGCTGGTCGCCGTCTTCGCCGTGCGCCGCGCAGGCCGGCTGCTCGTCGCCGCGCTGCTCGCCCTGAGCGGCGCCGGCGCCGCGACGGCCGCACTGATCGGCGCTTCCGACACCGGAGCGCTCGACGAGAAGGCCGCCCGCACCACCGGCGACGCCGCCTCCACCGTCGAGGCCCTCACCCACACGGTCTGGCCCTACGTCACCGCGGCGGGCGGTGTGCTGATCCTGCTCGCCGGGCTGCTCGCCCTCCGCTACGGCCGGCGGTGGCCGTCCATGTCCGGCCGCTACGAGCGCGACGGCAGCCCTCGCGCCCGCAAGGAACGCCCGGCCGACCCCGACCGTCCCGAGGACCTCTGGAAGGCCCTGGACCGGGGCGAGGACCCGACGCGCGAAGGGTGA